A region from the Enoplosus armatus isolate fEnoArm2 chromosome 24, fEnoArm2.hap1, whole genome shotgun sequence genome encodes:
- the LOC139306535 gene encoding gamma-crystallin S-like isoform X1 translates to MTSNGTTESNFGSHSHDKAVVSMIQGSEGIKENGEHKSAHTHTHTHSKETTRWSTASPRMGRIIFYEDKNYQGRRYECDSDCTDFHSYLSRCNSARVEGGTWVIYERPNYMGYQYVLTRGEYPDFQSWIGLNDRVSSCKMIRFASRDPYKIQLYGKGDFAGQVFEATEDCPSVLEKFHWREVHSCRVLGGWWVFYEHPHFKGRQYLLERGEYRKPVDWGAVCPTVQSFRRLTE, encoded by the exons ATGACCAGCAATGGAACCACTGAGTCAAATTTTGGATCTCATTCTCATGACAAAGCAGTTGTCTCAATGATACAGGGCTCTGAAGGTATAAAGGAGAACGGGGAACATAAgagcgcacacacgcacacacacacac ATTCAAAGGAGACCACACGGTGGAGCACAGCTAGTCCCAGGATGGGCAGG ATCATCTTCTACGAGGACAAGAACTACCAGGGTCGCAGGTATGAGTGCGACAGCGACTGCACCGACTTCCACTCCTACCTGAGTCGCTGTAACTCGGCCCGCGTGGAGGGAGGGACCTGGGTGATCTACGAGAGACCAAACTACATGGGCTACCAGTATGTCCTGACCAGAGGCGAGTACCCCGACTTCCAGAGCTGGATTGGCCTCAACGACAGAGTCAGCTCCTGCAAGATGATTCGCTTC GCCAGCAGAGACCCTTACAAGATCCAGCTCTACGGTAAAGGGGACTTTGCCGGTCAGGTGTTTGAAGCGACTGAGGACTGTCCCTCCGTGCTGGAGAAGTTCCACTGGAGGGAGGTTCACTCCTGCAGGGTCCTGGGAGGCTGGTGGGTCTTCTACGAGCACCCTCACTTCAAGGGCCGCCAGTACCTGCTGGAGAGAGGCGAGTACCGCAAGCCGGTGGACTGGGGCGCTGTCTGCCCCACTGTACAGTCTTTCAGGAGGCTTACCGAGTAG
- the LOC139306535 gene encoding gamma-crystallin S-like isoform X2, giving the protein MLQSGCQIIFYEDKNYQGRRYECDSDCTDFHSYLSRCNSARVEGGTWVIYERPNYMGYQYVLTRGEYPDFQSWIGLNDRVSSCKMIRFASRDPYKIQLYGKGDFAGQVFEATEDCPSVLEKFHWREVHSCRVLGGWWVFYEHPHFKGRQYLLERGEYRKPVDWGAVCPTVQSFRRLTE; this is encoded by the exons ATGCTCCAAAGTGGTTGTCAA ATCATCTTCTACGAGGACAAGAACTACCAGGGTCGCAGGTATGAGTGCGACAGCGACTGCACCGACTTCCACTCCTACCTGAGTCGCTGTAACTCGGCCCGCGTGGAGGGAGGGACCTGGGTGATCTACGAGAGACCAAACTACATGGGCTACCAGTATGTCCTGACCAGAGGCGAGTACCCCGACTTCCAGAGCTGGATTGGCCTCAACGACAGAGTCAGCTCCTGCAAGATGATTCGCTTC GCCAGCAGAGACCCTTACAAGATCCAGCTCTACGGTAAAGGGGACTTTGCCGGTCAGGTGTTTGAAGCGACTGAGGACTGTCCCTCCGTGCTGGAGAAGTTCCACTGGAGGGAGGTTCACTCCTGCAGGGTCCTGGGAGGCTGGTGGGTCTTCTACGAGCACCCTCACTTCAAGGGCCGCCAGTACCTGCTGGAGAGAGGCGAGTACCGCAAGCCGGTGGACTGGGGCGCTGTCTGCCCCACTGTACAGTCTTTCAGGAGGCTTACCGAGTAG